From Pseudopipra pipra isolate bDixPip1 chromosome 9, bDixPip1.hap1, whole genome shotgun sequence, a single genomic window includes:
- the GPBP1L1 gene encoding vasculin-like protein 1 isoform X1 has translation MAQHDFVPAWLNFSTPQSTKSPAATFEKHGEHLPRGEGRFGVSRRRHNSSDGFFNNGPLRTAGDCWHQPSLLRHDSVDSGVSKGAHVGLSGSQPGWHGPSRGHDGVSQRGGGGTGVHRHWNGNFHSRKSSAFQEKLPVESREEKKEDKEHLQFEEEDFPSLNPEAGRQNNQNKPLGTPSGVWENPPSAKQPTKMLVIKKVSKEDPSAAFSAAFTSPVSHLANGNKATTIVPSVYKNLVPKPAAPPSKPSPWKANRNEHKPGSLSSTRDSAFTSPVSVTKPAVLASGSVLTSPKESPSSTTPPIEICSSRLTKLMRRTTDKKSEFLKALKDDRNGEITENRECDKLDDMESNSTPEPKENWEENCHQNGLSLPLPEEGENLSHSLEAEHRLLKEMGWQEYPENDENYLPLTEDELKEFQIKSEQRRRNGFGKNGFLQGRGSSLLFHWRSTFKTKIEDSDTETSSSETSDDDA, from the exons ATGGCGCAGCATGACTTTGTTCCTGCCTGGCTTAACTTCTCAACACCGCAGTCAACCAAG tcccctgcagccaccTTTGAGAAACATGGAGAGCATCTTCCCCGGGGAGAGGGCCGCTTTGGCGTGAGCCGCAGGAGACACAACTCTTCCGATGGGTTTTTCAATAATGGGCCCCTCCGAACTGCAGGAG ACTGCTGGCATCAGCCGTCCCTTCTCCGCCATGATTCTGTAGATTCTGGTGTTTCTAAAGGAGCTCATGTCGGGCTTTCTGGCAGTCAGCCTGGCTGGCATGGTCCCTCACGGGGCCATGATGGTGTGAGCCAgcgtggaggaggaggaactggagTTCATCGCCACTGGAATGGCAACTTCCATTCTCGGAAAAGTTCCGCCTTTCAAGAAAAGCTGCCTGTTGAAtccagggaggagaagaaggaagatAAAGAGCATTTGCAGTTTGAGGAAGAAGACTTT CCATCTTTGAATCCAGAAGCTGGAAGACAAAACAACCAGAACAAACCTTTAGGGACACCTTCTGGAGTATGGG AAAACCCCCCTAGTGCCAAGCAACCTACCAAGATGCTGGTCATCAAAAAGGTTTCAAAAGAGGATCCTTCCGCCGCCTTCTCAGCTGCATTTACATCACCTGTTTCTCACCTGGCAAATGGCAACAAAGCCACCACCATTGTCCCAAGTGTCTACAAAAATCTGGTTCCTaaacctgcagctcctccttccAAG CCAAGCCCATGGAAAGCCAACAGAAATGAACATAAACCAGGCTCACTCTCCTCCACCCGTGACTCTGCCTTTACCAGTCCAGTGTCTGTAACCAAACCAGCGGTACTGGCAAGTGGCTCAGTCCTCACCTCTCCCAAAGAG AGTCCTTCCAGCACCACCCCTCCCATCGAGATCTGCTCCTCGCGCCTGACGAAGCTGATGCGCCGGACCACTGATAAAAAGAGCGAATTCCTGAAGGCACTGAAAGATGATAGAAACGGGGAGATAACAGAGAACAGGGAATGTGACAAGCTGGATGAT atgGAGAGCAACAGCACACCAGAACCAAAGGAAAACTGGGAAGAGAATTGCCATCAGAATggcctttctctccctttgccGGAGGAGGGGGAAAACCTCTCCCATTCATTGGAAGCAGAACACAG GTTATTGAAAGAAATGGGATGGCAGGAATATCCTGAAAATGATGAAAACTACCTTCCCCTCACGGAGGATGAGCTCAAAGAGTTCCAGATTAAATCAGAGCAG CGAAGAAGAAATGGATTTGGGAAGAATGGATTTCTTCAGGGCCGCGGCTCCAGCCTGTTGTTCCACTGGAGAAGCACTTTTAAGACAAAGATTGAGGACTCAGACACAGAAACTAGTAGCAGCGAAACGTCAGATGACGATGCCTGA
- the GPBP1L1 gene encoding vasculin-like protein 1 isoform X2: MAQHDFVPAWLNFSTPQSTKSPAATFEKHGEHLPRGEGRFGVSRRRHNSSDGFFNNGPLRTAGDCWHQPSLLRHDSVDSGVSKGAHVGLSGSQPGWHGPSRGHDGVSQRGGGGTGVHRHWNGNFHSRKSSAFQEKLPVESREEKKEDKEHLQFEEEDFPSLNPEAGRQNNQNKPLGTPSGVWENPPSAKQPTKMLVIKKVSKEDPSAAFSAAFTSPVSHLANGNKATTIVPSVYKNLVPKPAAPPSKPSPWKANRNEHKPGSLSSTRDSAFTSPVSVTKPAVLASGSVLTSPKESPSSTTPPIEICSSRLTKLMRRTTDKKSEFLKALKDDRNGEITENRECDKLDDFSGCHSEAPGDGFVVPALVPSAQQRSPPNVTARYKLLQPLSVRLCKKHRLKVKGLAGLSKAEA; this comes from the exons ATGGCGCAGCATGACTTTGTTCCTGCCTGGCTTAACTTCTCAACACCGCAGTCAACCAAG tcccctgcagccaccTTTGAGAAACATGGAGAGCATCTTCCCCGGGGAGAGGGCCGCTTTGGCGTGAGCCGCAGGAGACACAACTCTTCCGATGGGTTTTTCAATAATGGGCCCCTCCGAACTGCAGGAG ACTGCTGGCATCAGCCGTCCCTTCTCCGCCATGATTCTGTAGATTCTGGTGTTTCTAAAGGAGCTCATGTCGGGCTTTCTGGCAGTCAGCCTGGCTGGCATGGTCCCTCACGGGGCCATGATGGTGTGAGCCAgcgtggaggaggaggaactggagTTCATCGCCACTGGAATGGCAACTTCCATTCTCGGAAAAGTTCCGCCTTTCAAGAAAAGCTGCCTGTTGAAtccagggaggagaagaaggaagatAAAGAGCATTTGCAGTTTGAGGAAGAAGACTTT CCATCTTTGAATCCAGAAGCTGGAAGACAAAACAACCAGAACAAACCTTTAGGGACACCTTCTGGAGTATGGG AAAACCCCCCTAGTGCCAAGCAACCTACCAAGATGCTGGTCATCAAAAAGGTTTCAAAAGAGGATCCTTCCGCCGCCTTCTCAGCTGCATTTACATCACCTGTTTCTCACCTGGCAAATGGCAACAAAGCCACCACCATTGTCCCAAGTGTCTACAAAAATCTGGTTCCTaaacctgcagctcctccttccAAG CCAAGCCCATGGAAAGCCAACAGAAATGAACATAAACCAGGCTCACTCTCCTCCACCCGTGACTCTGCCTTTACCAGTCCAGTGTCTGTAACCAAACCAGCGGTACTGGCAAGTGGCTCAGTCCTCACCTCTCCCAAAGAG AGTCCTTCCAGCACCACCCCTCCCATCGAGATCTGCTCCTCGCGCCTGACGAAGCTGATGCGCCGGACCACTGATAAAAAGAGCGAATTCCTGAAGGCACTGAAAGATGATAGAAACGGGGAGATAACAGAGAACAGGGAATGTGACAAGCTGGATGAT TTTTCTGGCTGTCACTCTGAAGCCCCTGGTGATGGCTTTGTCGTGCCAGCACTCGTTCCCTCGGCACAGCAGCGCAGTCCACCAAACGTCACAGCCAGGTACAAATTGCTGCAGCCATTATCAGTCAGGCTCTGTAAGAAACACAGGCTCAAGGTGAAAGGCTTGGCTGGACTTTCAAAGGCAGAAGCTTGA